A window of the Phaseolus vulgaris cultivar G19833 chromosome 5, P. vulgaris v2.0, whole genome shotgun sequence genome harbors these coding sequences:
- the LOC137833958 gene encoding uncharacterized protein, with protein MAPPVFDGDDYQMWVVRMETYLKALDLWEIVEEDYEIQSLPKNLTVRMNESESVKEYSDRLLTIANKVRLLGSVLKDSRIVEKLLVTVPKRFEATITTLENTKDLSKISIAELLNALQAQEQRRAMRQDGAIEGALTAKHEVICRNQGEQQDVNQSEQQDVDAQFANEKEDVLFVATGFSSIISSASWLIDTGCTNHLTYDKKLFKELKPSKFSKVKRGHGGHISIKGIRTLVVATHSGTKIITDVLYVPNIDQNLISVGQLRQKGFKVFFEDNHCLIKDAIGQDLFKVQMRGKSLSLDLFQEESSDQGLLKMQKSEMEDDPPIKGNRSDTYHRCNIAVCEPTDHKEPADHKEVINDPKSKKQWRKRCI; from the exons ATGGCACCACCTGTCTTTGATGGAGACGATTATCAAATGTGGGTTGTTCGTATGGAGACCTACCTaaaagcattggatttatgGGAAATTGTAGAAGAGGACTATGAAATTCAATCCCTTCCAAAAAACCTTACCGTG AGAATGAATGAGTCAGAATCCGTAAAAGAGTACTCTGACAGACTTCTAACCATTGCCAACAAAGTGAGGTTGCTTGGATCTGTGTTAAAGGATTCAAGAATTGTGGAAAAACTGCTTGTAACAGTTCCAAAGAGGTTTGAAGCCACCATAACAACCCTAGAGAACACAAAGGACCTATCAAAAATTTCTATTGCAGAGCTCTTAAATGCTTTACAGGCACAAGAACAAAGAAGAGCCATGAGACAAGATGGAGCAATAGAAGGAGCCTTAACAGCCAAACATGAAG tcatttgtagaaaccaagGTGAGCAACAAGATGTAAACCAAAGTGAGCAACAAGATGTAGATGCTCAATTTGCAAATGAGAAGGAGGATGTACTTTTCGTTGCAACTGGTTTCTCCAGCATTATTTCAAGTGCATCTTGGCTAATTGATACTGGATGCACAAATCACTTGACTTATGACAAAAAACTTTTCAAGGAGTTGAAGccttcaaaattttcaaaggTCAAGAGAGGCCATGGGGGTCACATTTCAATAAAAGGAATAAGAACCCTTGTTGTAGCAACACATTCAGGTACTAAAATTATTACTGATGTGTTATATGTACCTAACATAGACCAAAATTTAATAAGTGTTGGTCAGTTGCGGCAAAAAGGCTTCAAGGTGTTTTTTGAAGATAACCATTGTTTGATCAAGGATGCTATCGGACAAGATTTGTTCAAGGTACAAATGAGAGGCAAAAGTTTATCATTAGATCTATTTCAGGAGGAGTCGTCTGATCAAGGGCTTCTCAAGATGCAAAAATCTGAAATGGAAGATGATCCACCAATTAAAGGCAATCGCTCTGACACATATCATAGATGTAACATTGCAGTATGTGAACCTACGGATCACAAAGAACCTGCTGATCACAAAGAAGTTATCAATGACCCAAAGTCGAAAAAGCAATGGAGGAAGAGGTGTATATGA
- the LOC137835132 gene encoding epidermis-specific secreted glycoprotein EP1-like, whose protein sequence is MHNKTYPSITTMASMPQSKTSLPTFFFFFFSSFTIIHAIVPQNETFKFENSGEFGPYITEYDASYRMQDIFSSPFQVAFYNTTPNAFTLALRMGLRRSEQLFRWVWEANRGNPVGENATFSLGTDGNLVLAEADGRIAWQTNTANKGVVAFKLLPNGNMVLLDAQGKFVWQSFDYPTDTLLIDQYLRAKGPSKLVSRLSERDNVDGPYSLVLEPKRLALYYKSKNSPRPNPYWYRIFTQQGSVENITLTSYPDTFEVEFTYALSSSTSDYRTMAEPLNNIPVGVLGMPVNNSTLSYLRLGIDGNIRLHTYFLNVRSGVWEVTYTLFDRDSHDESECQWPEKCGNLGLCQNEQCVACPLENGLLGWSNNCTAKKVTSCKASDFHYYKVEGVRHYMSKYAEGSKVSESTCGNKCTKDCKCVGYFYHRENSRCWIAYDLQTLARVANSKQVGYIKVPN, encoded by the coding sequence ATGCACAACAAAACATATCCATCAATTACAACAATGGCTTCTATGCCTCAATCCAAAACTTCCCTTCctaccttcttcttcttcttcttctcctcctTCACCATAATTCACGCTATTGTTCCTCAAAATGAGACCTTCAAATTCGAAAACTCAGGTGAATTTGGACCCTACATTACCGAGTATGATGCTAGTTACCGGATGCAAGACATTTTCAGCTCTCCTTTCCAAGTTGCATTCTACAACACCACCCCAAATGCCTTCACTCTAGCTTTGCGCATGGGACTTAGACGCTCAGAGCAACTTTTTCGTTGGGTATGGGAGGCCAATAGAGGCAACCCAGTTGGAGAGAATGCCACTTTTTCGCTTGGCACTGATGGCAACCTTGTGTTGGCTGAAGCTGATGGTAGAATCGCTTGGCAAACCAACACTGCCAACAAGGGTGTTGTGGCCTTCAAGTTACTTCCAAATGGGAACATGGTCCTCCTTGATGCACAAGGAAAGTTTGTTTGGCAAAGTTTTGACTATCCCACAGATACCCTTTTGATTGATCAATATCTTAGAGCAAAAGGGCCATCCAAGTTGGTTAGTAGGCTTTCAGAGAGGGATAATGTAGATGGTCCTTATAGTTTGGTTTTGGAGCCTAAAAGATTGGCCTTGTACTACAAGAGCAAGAATTCTCCTAGACCAAATCCTTATTGGTATAGGATCTTCACTCAACAAGGTTCAGTGGAAAATATCACCCTCACTTCTTATCCAGACACTTTTGAAGTTGAATTCACCTATGCGCTTAGTTCTTCCACCAGTGACTACAGAACCATGGCGGAACCATTGAACAACATTCCCGTTGGAGTCTTGGGAATGCCAGTGAACAACAGCACCTTGTCATACCTTAGGCTTGGAATTGATGGCAATATTAGGCTGCACACTTACTTCCTCAATGTGCGTTCTGGTGTTTGGGAAGTGACCTACACTCTCTTTGACAGAGATTCTCATGATGAGAGTGAGTGCCAATGGCCTGAGAAGTGTGGGAATCTTGGGTTATGTCAGAATGAGCAATGTGTGGCTTGTCCATTGGAAAATGGACTACTTGGATGGAGCAACAACTGCACAGCCAAGAAGGTGACATCATGCAAGGCAAGTGATTTCCACTACTACAAAGTTGAAGGGGTTAGACATTACATGAGCAAATACGCTGAGGGAAGTAAAGTGAGTGAAAGTACCTGTGGAAACAAATGCACTAAGGATTGCAAGTGTGTTGGCTATTTCTACCACAGGGAGAACTCTAGGTGTTGGATAGCTTATGATCTACAAACCCTTGCTAGAGTGGCCAATTCCAAACAAGTGGGATATATTAAGGTGCCTAATTAG